The following proteins are co-located in the Megalobrama amblycephala isolate DHTTF-2021 linkage group LG12, ASM1881202v1, whole genome shotgun sequence genome:
- the erich3 gene encoding glutamate-rich protein 3 isoform X4: MSHLNPGLLSAYNSLTDKHLTGYFNNVRIRRHLQKVGLITRSGRIVPDKEYRHKLIQRAHQRHVRECLAQAIFHKVLDMERLHQTEIKRKLEEFARRERIHKMKAERSKRYEDEPVLMLSPRPPTGPKISHARHSGPEGEHSESTESPSSSRPNTAPGKMQRPVRLKPLNSNSATASLKRTSPRHRPPERDSSNDTDQPLSYALDRDAMRHLTMTDCSSTVSPYRLPVINNYVTPVPPLTKKKERGPRANGTLRGRKLRPTTAPTAATEPSSLQRTSAQSKVTVSMVYFGKSVHLSHDLMDLRDEVKVFQQHCGGENLCVYKGKLSEGEVFQFVSRRHQGFPFSLTFFLNGLQVDRLSSCCEFKHRKGSRLGGRHGHFGFCGVEGASPCYKCIIAMGLDKKPTPPQKRVKEELPTSKSPDAKEATYVDEDIDTRSNVEPDTPQEMETEPDGETTGKKKTKDDYEEDFEADDEGPVEDGDEVEEKPSSAANGGEKEPETRDENDINEDINKVKSNSDSDDASMSKVKRSSSVSSGRTSSLSSSDNDNSEREIVEDTKEVTTANVPEESLHAEEDLTTAETKPEETEVTESSDITLPQAAAEDSGTQDSPVDGMEKSDLEMSEDTDKKEGTEGEQSGEDAKPEDKPQENEPERGECLHEN, encoded by the exons ATGAGTCATCTGAACCCAGG TCTTCTTTCAGCTTACAATAGCTTAACTGACAAACATCTGACTGGATACTTCAACAATGTGAGAATACGAAGACATCTTCAGAAAGTTGGGCTG ATCACCCGGAGCGGACGGATTGTTCCCGATAAGGAGTACAGGCACAAGCTGATCCAGCGAGCGCATCAGAGACATGTGAGAGAGTGTCTGGCTCAGGCCATCTTTCACAAGGTGCTAGACATGGAG CGTCTTCATCAAACCGAGATCAAGAGAAAACTCGAAGAATTTGCACGGAGGGAACGAATCCacaaaatgaag gctgaGCGCTCCAAAAGATATGAAGATGAACCAGTGCTAATGCTGTCACCTCGGCCACCCACGGGGCCAAAGATCTCACACGCACGGCATTCTGGGCCGGAGGGAGAGCATTCTGAGTCAACAGAATCT CCGAGTTCCTCAAGGCCCAACACGGCTCCAGGGAAAATGCAGAGGCCTGTTCGACTCAAGCCCCTGAACAGTAACAGTGCCACGGCCTCTCTGAAGAGAACCTCCCCTCGACACAGACCCCCGGAGCGGGACTCCTCTAACGACACCGATCAGCCCCTCAGTTATGCG CTGGACAGAGACGCCATGAGACATTTGACCATGACAGACTGCTCTAGCACTGTCTCGCCCTACCGTCTTCCTGTCATTAACAACTATGTGACCCCTGTGCCGCCCCTCacaaagaaaaaagagagagggCCGAGAGCAAACGGCACACTCAGGGGTCGAAAGTTAAGACCCACTACAGCACCAACAGCTGCTACAGAG CCGTCTTCTCTCCAGAGGACATCAGCCCAGAGTAAAGTGACAGTAAGCATGGTGTACTTTGGGAAGAGTGTTCACCTGTCCCATGATTTGATGGACCTCAGAGATGAGGTCAAGGTCTTCCAGCAGCACTGTGGAGGAGAGAACCTGTGTGTCTATAAAGGGAAGCTGAGCGAGGGAG AAGTGTTCCAGTTTGTGTCAAGACGTCACCAAGGATTTCCATTTAGTCTTACATTCTTCCTGAATGGCTTGCAAGTGGATAGGCTCAGCTCCTGCTGTGAGTTCAAACACAGGAAAGGCTCTCGGCTCGGGGGCAGACATGGACACTTTGGATTTTGTGGTGTGGAAGGAGCCTCTCCTTGCTACAA GTGTATTATTGCCATGGGCTTGGATAAAAAACCCACACCACCTCAAAAAAGAGTGAAAGAGGAGCTGCCCACCTCTAAATCCCCTGATGCTAAGGAGGCCACATATGTAGATGAAGATATAGACACACGTTCTAACGTAGAGCCTGACACACCTCAGGAAATGGAGACAGAGCCTGATGGAGAAACAACAGGGAAGAAAAAGACCAAAGATG ACTATGAGGAAGACTTTGAGGCAGATGATGAAGGGCCAGTTGAAGATGGTGATGAAGTAGAGGAAAAGCCATCTTCTGCTGCCAATGGTGGAGAAAAAGAACCTGAGACCAGGGAtgaaaatgacatcaatgaagaCATAAATAAAGTGAAAAGCAACTCTGACAGTGATGACGCCAGTATGTCTA AGGTCAAAAGGTCATCATCTGTCTCATCTGGACGAACGTCCAGCTTGTCCAGCAGTGACAATGACAACAGTGAAAGAGAAATTGTGGAGGACACCAAAGAAGTCACCACTGCTAATGTTCCAGAGGAGAGCTTACATGCAGAGGAAGACCTCACCACAGCTGAGACCAAACCGGAGGAGACAGAGGTCACAGAGTCCAGCGACATTACATTACCTCAAGCTGCAGCGGAAGACTCTGGGACACAGGATAGTCCAGTGGATGGCATGGAGAAGAGCGACCTGGAAATGTCAGAAGACACAGACAAGAAAGAGGGAACTGAAGGTGAGCAATCTGGGGAGGATGCCAAACCTGAAGATAAGCCTCAAGAGAATGAGCCGGAGAGAGGTGAGTGTCTGCATGAAAACTAG
- the erich3 gene encoding glutamate-rich protein 3 isoform X2: MSHLNPGLLSAYNSLTDKHLTGYFNNVRIRRHLQKVGLITRSGRIVPDKEYRHKLIQRAHQRHVRECLAQAIFHKVLDMERLHQTEIKRKLEEFARRERIHKMKAERSKRYEDEPVLMLSPRPPTGPKISHARHSGPEGEHSESTESPSSSRPNTAPGKMQRPVRLKPLNSNSATASLKRTSPRHRPPERDSSNDTDQPLSYALDRDAMRHLTMTDCSSTVSPYRLPVINNYVTPVPPLTKKKERGPRANGTLRGRKLRPTTAPTAATEPSSLQRTSAQSKVTVSMVYFGKSVHLSHDLMDLRDEVKVFQQHCGGENLCVYKGKLSEGEVFQFVSRRHQGFPFSLTFFLNGLQVDRLSSCCEFKHRKGSRLGGRHGHFGFCGVEGASPCYKCIIAMGLDKKPTPPQKRVKEELPTSKSPDAKEATYVDEDIDTRSNVEPDTPQEMETEPDGETTGKKKTKDDYEEDFEADDEGPVEDGDEVEEKPSSAANGGEKEPETRDENDINEDINKVKSNSDSDDAKVKRSSSVSSGRTSSLSSSDNDNSEREIVEDTKEVTTANVPEESLHAEEDLTTAETKPEETEVTESSDITLPQAAAEDSGTQDSPVDGMEKSDLEMSEDTDKKEGTEGEQSGEDAKPEDKPQENEPERAKSMQEKLAEAIFKESQCSSEPEFSDTSTEEDEGASVKTQQDGQGTEMESAVGFTSPQPSNTQDDVPEKSEAKTQKSVCEERVQEAHVHTEEEIGETQEATLDIEEMQKEEQSERTNEVEQPDEREEVKTETEDMQEKDKDGENTNVEVNTESNEEEKDSLVQEPETHTEMLDTGNTDTEVPEMEEMDLVSHTENDTETGAGDTQRERDTDDADQNIERRSDGQPDRDEREDLSDEPGDDRSTGEMVQKTDGKVDGEGSVGKEEVGEKSSEEKDETKVEDTSEDLGVEEAEKPGNEEIQVGEKENELEGKEEDGEKSIEAKDETKVEDTSEDLEIEEAEKPENEEIQVGEKENEFEIEEDGEKSSEEKYDTKVEDSSEDLGVVEAEKPANEEIQVGEKEYELEGDQESKAEDKQNKDSTEKDKDGVNDDHKESEDGELSSEAVNRLNESQESQDVRAEGNEKEDDGVNDEQKETEDGEQVRNILSDGAEEEGPEKLNSEVEIEGEINKGKDEKMEDRSQEEEEEEDKMDEMAEGTDGNYVDNEAKDKKHENKLETGEKLIEEPEKEMADINEISENSLEAGDGKENTAQKLEDIFEDQNEESVSQEEHNEMGSSRAPKDDTEASTKEELGEPAEVNNDLLDSNIDAENGEGQDVGREEAEKVEDYLQEEMQDKSEGETGDSAQEVMDDNEKPETDKDVKEEENDNGKEHEMENKLNAEVIPSEIESQLGSEHEDQGSDNQKADKEDDKEEADKESETSATTFIENITPQITQMIVNKDTESEIVSAEAKVTAEEPELKGTDDELRSRDAPEGMDSDTAQPLDLVSNWINIHQESKYFQTFIEPLDEEGLISEETEERLNGEVLHATDTPPSTDIGGLDETLKSRDETATPIRNNQNEYTESVVESLKTETKVEAVEADAYSNHSKDSIQSSTKDERVQKAGDTRGSLVTSWSRESNNEDTNQKDTARQETLTSDDVINMGTTATSEDIQDRAPSETEQQNVPRNVDLNVKESEQCNQQNMTDKTKHLAQTEEASNKETLESLEDNLKTEHEPQSEYIEPQSPTITVITDLKIVNKSENGSQDDTASVDFHSRQSDGSRNVNGNRRTKVIDGQFKQTLSTETLSTFSLDDSRFFGPAGYPRLTTAHTENSY; encoded by the exons ATGAGTCATCTGAACCCAGG TCTTCTTTCAGCTTACAATAGCTTAACTGACAAACATCTGACTGGATACTTCAACAATGTGAGAATACGAAGACATCTTCAGAAAGTTGGGCTG ATCACCCGGAGCGGACGGATTGTTCCCGATAAGGAGTACAGGCACAAGCTGATCCAGCGAGCGCATCAGAGACATGTGAGAGAGTGTCTGGCTCAGGCCATCTTTCACAAGGTGCTAGACATGGAG CGTCTTCATCAAACCGAGATCAAGAGAAAACTCGAAGAATTTGCACGGAGGGAACGAATCCacaaaatgaag gctgaGCGCTCCAAAAGATATGAAGATGAACCAGTGCTAATGCTGTCACCTCGGCCACCCACGGGGCCAAAGATCTCACACGCACGGCATTCTGGGCCGGAGGGAGAGCATTCTGAGTCAACAGAATCT CCGAGTTCCTCAAGGCCCAACACGGCTCCAGGGAAAATGCAGAGGCCTGTTCGACTCAAGCCCCTGAACAGTAACAGTGCCACGGCCTCTCTGAAGAGAACCTCCCCTCGACACAGACCCCCGGAGCGGGACTCCTCTAACGACACCGATCAGCCCCTCAGTTATGCG CTGGACAGAGACGCCATGAGACATTTGACCATGACAGACTGCTCTAGCACTGTCTCGCCCTACCGTCTTCCTGTCATTAACAACTATGTGACCCCTGTGCCGCCCCTCacaaagaaaaaagagagagggCCGAGAGCAAACGGCACACTCAGGGGTCGAAAGTTAAGACCCACTACAGCACCAACAGCTGCTACAGAG CCGTCTTCTCTCCAGAGGACATCAGCCCAGAGTAAAGTGACAGTAAGCATGGTGTACTTTGGGAAGAGTGTTCACCTGTCCCATGATTTGATGGACCTCAGAGATGAGGTCAAGGTCTTCCAGCAGCACTGTGGAGGAGAGAACCTGTGTGTCTATAAAGGGAAGCTGAGCGAGGGAG AAGTGTTCCAGTTTGTGTCAAGACGTCACCAAGGATTTCCATTTAGTCTTACATTCTTCCTGAATGGCTTGCAAGTGGATAGGCTCAGCTCCTGCTGTGAGTTCAAACACAGGAAAGGCTCTCGGCTCGGGGGCAGACATGGACACTTTGGATTTTGTGGTGTGGAAGGAGCCTCTCCTTGCTACAA GTGTATTATTGCCATGGGCTTGGATAAAAAACCCACACCACCTCAAAAAAGAGTGAAAGAGGAGCTGCCCACCTCTAAATCCCCTGATGCTAAGGAGGCCACATATGTAGATGAAGATATAGACACACGTTCTAACGTAGAGCCTGACACACCTCAGGAAATGGAGACAGAGCCTGATGGAGAAACAACAGGGAAGAAAAAGACCAAAGATG ACTATGAGGAAGACTTTGAGGCAGATGATGAAGGGCCAGTTGAAGATGGTGATGAAGTAGAGGAAAAGCCATCTTCTGCTGCCAATGGTGGAGAAAAAGAACCTGAGACCAGGGAtgaaaatgacatcaatgaagaCATAAATAAAGTGAAAAGCAACTCTGACAGTGATGACGCCA AGGTCAAAAGGTCATCATCTGTCTCATCTGGACGAACGTCCAGCTTGTCCAGCAGTGACAATGACAACAGTGAAAGAGAAATTGTGGAGGACACCAAAGAAGTCACCACTGCTAATGTTCCAGAGGAGAGCTTACATGCAGAGGAAGACCTCACCACAGCTGAGACCAAACCGGAGGAGACAGAGGTCACAGAGTCCAGCGACATTACATTACCTCAAGCTGCAGCGGAAGACTCTGGGACACAGGATAGTCCAGTGGATGGCATGGAGAAGAGCGACCTGGAAATGTCAGAAGACACAGACAAGAAAGAGGGAACTGAAGGTGAGCAATCTGGGGAGGATGCCAAACCTGAAGATAAGCCTCAAGAGAATGAGCCGGAGAGAG CCAAGTCAATGCAAGAGAAGTTGGCTGAGGCCATTTTCAAGGAATCTCAATGTAGTTCAGAGCCAGAGTTTAGTGATACAAGCACAGAGGAAGATGAAGGGGCCTCTGTGAAGACCCAACAGGATGGCCAAG GAACAGAAATGGAGAGTGCGGTGGGTTTCACTTCACCACAACCATCAAACACACAGGATGATGTTCCAGAGAAAAGTGAAGCCAAGACACAGAAGTCTGTATGTGAGGAAAGAGTACAGGAGGCTCATGTCCACACAGAAGAAGAAATAGGAGAGACTCAGGAGGCAACTTTAGACATAGAAGAAATGCAGAAGGAAGAACAAAGTGAGAGGACAAATGAAGTTGAACAACCAGATGAAAGAGAGGAAGTAAAAACTGAGACTGAGGACATGCAGGAGAAAGATAAGGATGGGGAAAATACAAATGTAGAGGTTAATACAGAGTCTAATGAGGAAGAGAAAGACTCATTAGTACAGGAACCAGAGACACATACTGAAATGCTGGACACTGGAAATACAGACACTGAGGTTCCAGAGATGGAGGAGATGGATTTGGTATCTCATACAGAGAATGATACAGAAACAGGTGCAGGTGACACTCAGAGGGAGCGAGACACTGATGACGCAGATCAGAACATAGAGAGGAGGAGCGATGGACAGCCAGACAGAGATGAAAGAGAAGACCTATCAGATGAGCCTGGGGATGATAGGTCAACTGGGGAAATGGTACAGAAGACAGATGGCAAGGTGGATGGTGAGGGCTCTGTTGGTAAGGAGGAAGTTGGTGAAAAATCTAGTGaagagaaagatgagacaaAGGTTGAGGATACAAGTGAAGATTTGGGAGTAGAGGAGGCAGAGAAACCTGGGAATGAAGAGATCCAAGTTGGCGAGAAAGAAAATGAGTTAGAGGGTAAAGAGGAAGATGGTGAAAAATCTATTGAAGCGAAAGATGAGACAAAGGTTGAGGATACAAGTGAAGACTTGGAAATAGAGGAGGCAGAGAAACCTGAGAATGAAGAAATCCAAGTTGGCGAGAAAGAAAATGAGTTTGAGATTGAGGAAGATGGTGAAAAATCTAGTGAAGAGAAATATGACACAAAGGTTGAGGATTCAAGTGAAGATTTGGGAGTAGTGGAGGCAGAGAAACCTGCAAATGAAGAGATCCAAGTTGGCGAGAAAGAATATGAGTTAGAGGGTGACCAAGAATCAAAGGCAGAAGATAAACAAAATAAGGACAGTACAGAAAAAGACAAGGATGGTGTGAATGACGACCATAAAGAAAGTGAAGATGGAGAACTATCTAGTGAGGCTGTAAATAGACTAAATGAGTCACAGGAAAGTCAAGATGTGAGGGCAGAGGGTAATGAAAAAGAGGATGATGGTGTGAATGATGAACAAAAAGAAACAGAAGATGGAGAACAGGTTAGAAACATACTTAGTGATGGAGCCGAGGAAGAAGGGcctgagaaactgaacagtgaGGTTGAGATTGAAGGAGAAATCAATAAAGGGAAAGATGAAAAGATGGAAGATAGGTctcaggaagaggaagaagaagaggacaagATGGATGAGATGGCAGAGGGAACAGATGGAAATTATGTAGATAATGAGGCAAAAGACAAAAAGCATGAGAATAAGTTAGAAACAGGTGAAAAGTTGATAGAAGAGCCAGAGAAGGAGATGGCAGATATAAACGAGATTAGTGAGAATTCATTAGAGGCAGGAGATGGAAAAGAGAATACAGCCCAAAAATTAGAAGACATCTTTGAGGACCAAAATGAGGAATCAGTTTCACAGGAAGAACATAATGAAATGGGTTCCAGCAGGGCGCCCAAGGATGACACAGAGGCCAGTACCAAGGAAGAACTAGGTGAACCTGCCGAGGTGAATAATGACCTGCTAGATAGTAACATAGATGCTGAAAATGGAGAGGGACAAGACGTTGGTCGTGAGGAGGCTGAGAAGGTGGAAGATTATCTCCAAGAGGAAATGCAAGATAAATCAGAGGGTGAGACAGGTGATAGTGCTCAAGAAGTTATGGATGACAATGAAAAGCCAGAGACTGATAAAGAtgtgaaagaagaagaaaacgaTAATGGCAAAGAGCATGAGATGGAAAACAAGTTGAATGCTGAAGTTATTCCCTCAGAAATAGAGTCTCAGTTGGGCAGTGAACATGAGGACCAGGGCAGTGACAACCAAAAAGCTGACAAAGAGGATGACAAAGAAGAGGCTGACAAAGAATCAGAAACCTCTGCAACAACATTCATAGAAAACATAACTCCTCAAATAACACAGATGATAGTCAATAAGGATACAGAAAGTGAGATTGTCTCAGCAGAAGCTAAAGTTACAGCAGAGGAACCAGAACTGAAGGGTACTGACGATGAACTGAGAAGTAGAGATGCTCCTGAAGGGATGGACAGTGATACAGCGCAACCTTTGGATCTTGTGAGTAACTGGATTAACATACACCAAGAGTCAAAGTATTTTCAGACGTTCATCGAACCCCTCGATGAAGAGGGTTTAATCTCGGAAGAAACCGAGGAGAGACTAAATGGTGAAGTGTTACATGCTACAGATACACCACCAAGTACTGATATTGGGGGCCTTGATGAAACACTCAAGAGTAGAGATGAAACTGCAACTCCCATAAGGAACAACCAGAATGAGTACACAGAGTCTGTAGTCGAAAGCTTGAAAACAGAGACTAAAGTTGAGGCTGTAGAAGCAGATGCTTACAGTAATCACTCTAAAGACAGCATACAATCTTCAACCAAAGATGAAAGAGTCCAGAAGGCTGGAGATACTAGAGGTTCTTTGGTCACTTCCTGGTCAAGAGAGAGTAATAATGAAGACACCAATCAAAAAGACACTGCTAGACAGGAAACTTTGACATCAGATGACGTCATAAACATGGGGACAACAGCAACATCTGAAGACATTCAAGACAGAGCCCCATCTGAAACTGAACAACAGAATGTACCTAGAAATGTCGACCTGAATGTAAAAGAGTCTGAACAATGTAATCAGCAAAATATGACTGATAAAACCAAACATTTAGCCCAAACAGAGGAAGCAAGTAACAAAGAGACCTTGGAGAGTTTGGAAGACAATTTGAAAACTGAGCATGAACCTCAGTCAGAGTATATCGAGCCACAGAGTCCGACAATCACAGTAATTACAGACCTCAAAATTGTCAATAAATCGGAAAATGGGAGCCAAGATGACACAGCAAGTGTAGACTTCCATTCCAGACAGTCAGATGGAAGCAGGAACGTGAATGGAAACAGGAGAACAAAAGTAATTGATGGCCAATTCAAACAGACTCTAAGCACAGAGACCTTAAGCACTTTCTCATTGGATGACTCAAGATTTTTTGGGCCCGCAGGTTATCCGAGATTAACGACTGCTCACACGGAGAACAGTTATTAG